In the genome of Limnobaculum zhutongyuii, one region contains:
- a CDS encoding EamA family transporter translates to MTTFLFLSVLTAALLHAGWNAMVKFGSDRFLGVTLVAVFSGVVALIGLFFVDFPAAESLPWLALSMLFHTGYCLFLSRAYASGDLGQVYPIARGSAPMLAALLSWMILSEVPPFLGMVGAMLLVSGVLLMAISGRRSASKMSGQTLLYALITAMFTACYTLSDGAGSRASLNPVSYTLWLFAINGVIMAFIFYLKYKSSSWDKIKRHWRPGTIGGIMSLLSYGIVIWAMSQAPIALVAALRETSVLFAMVISVYFLKEPLNKMRILAGLVIVTGVVMTRLG, encoded by the coding sequence ATGACCACCTTTCTATTTCTGTCGGTTCTGACTGCGGCTTTGCTTCATGCCGGATGGAACGCGATGGTCAAATTCGGCAGTGACCGTTTTCTTGGCGTTACTTTAGTCGCGGTATTTTCCGGGGTAGTGGCGTTGATAGGGCTGTTTTTCGTCGATTTTCCTGCCGCAGAATCATTACCGTGGTTAGCGTTATCCATGCTGTTTCATACCGGATATTGTCTGTTTCTCAGCCGGGCCTATGCCAGTGGAGATTTAGGACAGGTTTATCCGATCGCCAGGGGCAGTGCGCCAATGCTGGCGGCATTGTTAAGTTGGATGATTCTCAGTGAAGTTCCACCATTTTTGGGGATGGTTGGCGCTATGCTGCTGGTTAGCGGTGTATTGTTAATGGCGATTTCCGGCAGACGAAGTGCATCAAAGATGAGCGGACAAACATTGCTTTATGCGCTAATTACCGCGATGTTTACCGCATGTTATACCCTATCGGACGGTGCGGGCTCCCGCGCCAGTTTGAATCCGGTATCCTACACCCTGTGGTTGTTTGCCATTAATGGCGTCATCATGGCGTTTATTTTTTATCTGAAATATAAATCTTCCAGCTGGGATAAAATCAAACGGCATTGGCGGCCCGGTACTATTGGCGGCATTATGTCCCTGTTGTCCTATGGCATCGTAATTTGGGCCATGAGTCAGGCGCCTATTGCGTTAGTGGCCGCATTACGTGAAACCAGCGTTTTGTTTGCTATGGTGATCTCGGTTTATTTCCTGAAAGAGCCGCTGAATAAAATGCGCATTCTGGCAGGTCTGGTTATTGTCACCGGTGTGGTAATGACGCGATTAGGCTAA
- a CDS encoding OPT family oligopeptide transporter, which yields MENTSQIRELTLRGIIIGALITVVFTASNVYLGLKVGLTFSSAIPAAVISMAVLRFFSKSNILENNMVQTQASAAGTLSSVIFILPGLLMIGYWNSFPFWQTLLICSAGGMLGVVFSIPLRHAMVVKSNLPYPEGVAAAEILKAGCNDYVDENDKLVSTNDGVGADKDNGFRDILFGGFIAAAVSFATNGLRVLADGASYWFTQGRAIFQIPLGFSLALLSAGYLIGIAAGIAILVGSIIAWGIAIPIISSLTDSAEGLATLSSWGVSVPMDIVDSGSISALAMTLWKTNVRFIGAGTLAIAAIWALLTLVKPIIEGMKTSLRALNKNNTGEVIPRTELDLSPKIVLLISVVMFLVLIGTFYSFVADSGLSATTAWGLVFASVIFAFLIGFLVAAACGYMAGLVGSSASPISGIGIIAITAISLLLLFLGGLNGMLETEQGTNFATALAIFTTSAVLAIATISNDNLQDLKTGYLVKATPWRQQVALLIGCIVGAAVISPVLELLYNAYGFTGATPRPDMDPNQVLAAPQATLMTTIAKGIFSHKLEWTMIITGLVVGAVAIMIDVMLAKKGSKLRIPALAVGMGIYLPPAITAPLIIGSVLSWLVASQVKKRARAQNGDFKEMYKPVERKGALIASGLIVGESLVGVALAVLIVISISNGGSDAPLSISSWLEPVFGSSGVVEQLLGLAVFVIVCILFVKRVLSALKTK from the coding sequence ATGGAAAATACATCACAGATCCGCGAGCTTACGCTGCGCGGAATTATCATTGGTGCGTTGATTACCGTGGTATTCACTGCATCAAACGTCTACTTAGGATTGAAGGTTGGTTTAACCTTTTCATCCGCAATCCCTGCTGCCGTCATTTCAATGGCAGTACTCCGCTTCTTTTCGAAGTCGAATATTTTAGAAAATAACATGGTTCAGACGCAGGCATCCGCTGCCGGTACGCTGTCATCCGTTATTTTTATCCTTCCTGGCCTGCTAATGATCGGCTACTGGAACAGCTTCCCGTTCTGGCAGACGTTATTGATCTGTTCTGCGGGGGGAATGTTAGGGGTGGTGTTCTCCATTCCATTGCGTCATGCGATGGTGGTGAAGAGCAATCTACCGTATCCGGAAGGGGTTGCTGCGGCAGAGATTCTGAAAGCCGGTTGTAATGACTATGTGGATGAGAACGATAAGTTAGTCAGTACCAACGACGGTGTTGGTGCAGATAAAGACAATGGTTTTCGCGATATTCTGTTTGGTGGTTTTATTGCCGCCGCCGTTAGCTTCGCGACCAATGGTTTACGCGTTTTGGCGGACGGCGCCAGCTACTGGTTTACTCAGGGCCGTGCCATTTTCCAGATTCCGTTAGGTTTCTCTTTAGCATTGTTGAGTGCGGGTTATCTGATTGGGATTGCCGCGGGTATTGCCATTCTGGTGGGTTCAATCATTGCCTGGGGCATTGCTATCCCAATTATTAGCTCATTAACCGACAGTGCAGAAGGACTGGCGACGTTAAGTTCCTGGGGTGTTTCAGTGCCTATGGATATCGTCGATAGTGGCTCTATTAGCGCACTGGCGATGACATTGTGGAAAACCAACGTGCGCTTTATTGGTGCCGGTACGTTAGCGATCGCTGCTATCTGGGCTCTGCTGACGCTGGTTAAGCCAATTATTGAAGGCATGAAAACCTCCCTGCGTGCGTTAAATAAAAATAACACAGGGGAAGTTATTCCAAGAACCGAGCTGGATCTGTCGCCGAAGATTGTTTTATTAATCAGCGTAGTGATGTTTTTGGTACTGATTGGAACCTTCTACTCTTTCGTTGCTGATAGCGGTTTATCTGCTACAACGGCCTGGGGTTTAGTGTTTGCTTCCGTTATTTTTGCTTTCCTGATTGGTTTCCTGGTTGCTGCGGCCTGTGGATATATGGCGGGTTTAGTGGGTTCATCTGCCAGTCCAATTTCCGGTATCGGTATTATTGCGATTACGGCCATCTCTTTGCTGCTGTTGTTCTTAGGCGGCCTGAACGGGATGCTGGAAACCGAGCAAGGCACTAACTTTGCGACTGCGTTGGCGATTTTTACCACCAGTGCGGTATTGGCTATTGCGACTATTTCTAACGATAACCTGCAGGATTTGAAAACCGGCTATCTGGTAAAAGCGACGCCATGGCGTCAGCAGGTTGCATTATTGATTGGTTGTATTGTCGGTGCGGCAGTTATCTCTCCGGTGCTTGAGTTGCTGTATAACGCTTATGGCTTTACTGGTGCAACACCGCGTCCGGATATGGACCCAAATCAGGTGCTGGCTGCTCCGCAGGCAACTTTAATGACCACTATTGCCAAAGGTATCTTCTCCCATAAACTGGAGTGGACCATGATCATCACCGGTCTGGTGGTGGGTGCAGTCGCGATTATGATTGATGTGATGCTGGCCAAGAAAGGCAGCAAGCTGCGTATTCCTGCACTGGCTGTAGGTATGGGTATTTACCTGCCACCGGCTATTACCGCTCCGCTGATCATTGGTTCAGTTCTTTCCTGGCTGGTTGCGTCTCAGGTGAAAAAACGTGCTCGGGCACAGAATGGTGATTTCAAAGAGATGTATAAGCCGGTTGAGCGTAAAGGTGCCCTGATTGCCTCTGGTCTGATTGTCGGTGAAAGCTTAGTGGGTGTTGCGCTGGCGGTGCTGATTGTAATCAGTATTAGTAATGGCGGTAGCGATGCGCCTCTGTCTATCAGCTCATGGCTTGAACCGGTCTTCGGTAGTTCCGGCGTGGTTGAACAACTGCTGGGGCTGGCGGTATTCGTGATTGTTTGTATCTTGTTTGTCAAACGCGTGCTGAGTGCACTGAAAACCAAATAA
- a CDS encoding DUF2628 domain-containing protein, giving the protein MDRSKYSEKWQTRFAFFDQHGSPKTPEHKAAIKAEKPMRRILFSMNIIAFFFGFIYFFVLGLWKKNLVLFGIAIGIGIIIVVIETITGTYLPKGANTGINVACAMMWSMTANYAYYLKEVKGSDSWNPFEGIF; this is encoded by the coding sequence ATGGATAGAAGTAAATACTCTGAAAAATGGCAAACTCGTTTTGCTTTCTTTGATCAGCATGGTTCACCAAAAACGCCTGAACATAAAGCAGCGATTAAAGCTGAAAAACCAATGCGTAGAATTTTATTCAGTATGAATATCATCGCATTCTTTTTCGGCTTTATTTATTTCTTTGTTTTAGGCCTGTGGAAAAAGAATCTGGTGTTGTTCGGTATTGCTATTGGCATTGGCATTATTATCGTTGTTATTGAAACGATAACCGGTACCTACCTGCCAAAAGGTGCAAATACCGGGATTAACGTAGCTTGCGCCATGATGTGGTCAATGACGGCTAATTACGCCTACTATCTAAAAGAAGTGAAAGGCAGCGATAGCTGGAACCCGTTTGAAGGTATTTTTTAA
- a CDS encoding YdcF family protein — translation MAGKLLKYSLSFLLPFFIIGNVLISHYKGIEPEPGADTMIILGAQVIGNPARPSLTLRERLDVAIPYLKENPNTKVIVCGGQGGRETATESSVMQSYLINNGIESERIYEEDQSTRTAHQFIYSRSLTELGKTVIVTSDFHMLRSFMLAKRSGIEDISGLPAAVGRESRETRRAFFREPLALLNSFLFDHPGQQLDKMTQ, via the coding sequence ATGGCAGGGAAACTACTCAAATACAGCCTTTCGTTCCTGTTACCGTTTTTTATTATCGGCAACGTACTGATCTCTCACTATAAAGGAATTGAACCGGAGCCTGGTGCCGACACAATGATTATTCTTGGTGCACAGGTTATTGGTAATCCGGCCAGACCCAGCCTAACACTGCGCGAGCGTTTAGACGTAGCAATTCCCTATCTAAAAGAAAATCCCAATACCAAGGTCATTGTTTGCGGTGGTCAGGGAGGAAGAGAGACCGCGACAGAGTCCAGCGTAATGCAAAGCTATTTAATCAATAACGGCATAGAAAGCGAGCGGATCTATGAAGAGGATCAATCTACCCGCACCGCTCATCAATTTATCTATTCCCGTTCACTGACTGAGCTTGGTAAAACGGTTATCGTTACCAGCGATTTTCATATGTTACGTTCATTTATGCTGGCTAAACGTTCGGGAATTGAAGATATTTCAGGGCTACCCGCCGCCGTAGGAAGAGAAAGTCGGGAAACGAGGCGGGCATTCTTTCGTGAACCATTAGCGTTATTAAACTCATTCTTGTTTGACCATCCGGGGCAACAGCTCGATAAGATGACTCAATAA
- a CDS encoding type II toxin-antitoxin system RelE/ParE family toxin — MTYRLFIAETAFRSLEVIEDYQTVLHGVAEAQKLADNLLSLSAKEIAESPLRYGYNHMATDKGLRLRQWYDKEQKHRVLYEVTENNEVYVLLYISVKQDLEQLLYQLLISV; from the coding sequence ATGACTTATCGTCTTTTTATTGCTGAAACGGCATTTCGATCGCTGGAAGTGATTGAGGATTATCAAACCGTTTTGCATGGTGTAGCTGAAGCTCAGAAGCTGGCAGATAACCTACTTAGCTTGTCTGCAAAAGAAATAGCAGAGTCACCATTACGTTATGGTTACAATCATATGGCGACTGATAAGGGATTACGCTTGAGGCAATGGTACGATAAAGAGCAGAAGCATCGGGTACTTTATGAAGTTACTGAAAATAATGAAGTCTATGTTCTGCTGTATATCAGTGTTAAGCAGGATTTAGAGCAGTTATTGTATCAGTTGCTGATTAGCGTTTAA
- a CDS encoding type II toxin-antitoxin system RelE/ParE family toxin, with protein sequence MPQVIITQQAAIGLVRCREFLRGKNTLAAIKAGQILEQHFELLKNDPEIGRPFPELPILRELMIKFGDSGYVALYRYHKEEERVYVLAFRHQKEAGYSL encoded by the coding sequence ATGCCACAAGTAATTATTACTCAACAAGCAGCAATAGGACTCGTTCGCTGCCGGGAATTTCTAAGAGGCAAGAATACTCTGGCTGCTATCAAAGCAGGTCAAATTCTTGAGCAGCATTTTGAGTTACTGAAAAACGATCCTGAAATTGGCAGACCATTTCCTGAACTACCGATACTGCGAGAGTTAATGATTAAATTCGGTGATTCTGGCTATGTTGCATTATACCGTTATCATAAAGAGGAAGAGCGAGTTTATGTGTTAGCCTTTCGCCACCAGAAAGAAGCTGGATATTCGCTTTAA
- a CDS encoding CopG family ribbon-helix-helix protein has protein sequence MPTSTTTLKIDNKLRERIKKLADSRDRSPHYLMLAAITEYIEREEAQESFKQEALDSWREYQETGLHLTGDEVKTWLRGWGTEAETDIPECHK, from the coding sequence ATGCCTACATCAACTACTACGCTAAAAATCGACAATAAGCTTAGAGAACGCATCAAAAAACTGGCAGATTCGCGCGATCGTAGCCCACACTATTTGATGCTGGCAGCGATTACTGAATATATCGAACGTGAAGAAGCACAAGAAAGCTTTAAACAAGAAGCTCTGGATTCCTGGAGAGAGTATCAAGAAACAGGCTTACATCTGACTGGTGATGAAGTAAAAACTTGGTTACGAGGCTGGGGTACGGAGGCGGAAACGGATATTCCCGAATGCCACAAGTAA
- a CDS encoding PoNe immunity protein domain-containing protein produces MSEFEQKIRQKLITEQHYYRYLQRYNYLLESMEKAKIGVKRPYMGPFLELAYEKLCFDYTVGEPITSLIPYMENIIQYTNQSLVIVNEDGEKVWQESQVTIDVYNKMAEKELLPNLLGLCILFERTDWLETIVSAISPIDDEITIDVLIAMKIPDYPITDEKSPGIFSFRRPLLKAILATTEKETLKHLDDYLNRWYKGMKRLVGEYIDSHLYQGTDICGFFGYWAFDAAAVAYLKNIDDSSLYKYLYYPKDMVSYAHSKRDCK; encoded by the coding sequence ATGTCAGAATTTGAACAAAAAATTAGACAAAAACTTATAACAGAACAACATTATTATCGTTATCTACAGCGTTATAATTATTTACTTGAAAGTATGGAGAAAGCTAAAATAGGGGTAAAAAGACCCTATATGGGACCCTTTCTTGAACTTGCATATGAAAAACTCTGTTTTGATTACACTGTTGGTGAGCCTATTACTAGTCTTATTCCTTACATGGAAAATATCATTCAGTATACAAACCAATCATTGGTTATTGTAAATGAAGATGGAGAGAAAGTTTGGCAGGAATCTCAGGTGACAATCGATGTATATAATAAAATGGCGGAGAAAGAACTGTTACCTAACTTATTAGGATTATGTATATTATTTGAAAGAACAGACTGGTTAGAGACTATTGTTTCTGCAATTAGCCCAATTGATGATGAAATAACAATAGATGTTTTAATTGCTATGAAAATACCTGATTATCCAATAACAGATGAAAAATCGCCGGGCATTTTCTCTTTTAGAAGACCATTATTAAAGGCCATTTTGGCAACGACAGAAAAAGAGACATTAAAGCATTTAGATGATTATTTAAACCGTTGGTATAAGGGAATGAAGAGATTAGTTGGTGAATATATTGACTCGCATTTATATCAAGGCACTGATATTTGTGGGTTCTTTGGCTATTGGGCATTTGACGCAGCGGCAGTAGCTTATTTGAAGAATATTGATGATAGCTCTTTATATAAATATCTTTATTATCCTAAAGATATGGTGAGTTATGCACATAGTAAAAGAGACTGTAAATGA